A genomic window from Bradyrhizobium lupini includes:
- a CDS encoding helix-turn-helix transcriptional regulator: MSRTPPHPTREQIELPMVLDCLSDPIRLAIVYQLAQQERVSGELCCGDFNGLSGKSNLAYHFAKLRECGLMQTRVAGTNRFVRLRRDDLDARFPGLLDAVITSAAKDADRLRLVSECEVVEAD, encoded by the coding sequence ATGAGCCGCACCCCACCCCACCCCACCCGCGAGCAGATCGAACTGCCGATGGTTCTGGATTGCCTGAGCGATCCGATCAGATTGGCGATCGTGTACCAGCTCGCGCAGCAGGAACGTGTCAGCGGCGAGCTGTGCTGTGGCGATTTCAACGGGCTCAGCGGCAAGTCGAATCTTGCCTATCACTTCGCCAAGCTGCGCGAATGCGGCCTGATGCAGACCCGCGTCGCCGGCACCAACCGCTTCGTGCGCCTGCGCCGCGACGATCTGGACGCACGCTTTCCGGGCCTGCTCGATGCTGTCATCACCTCCGCGGCAAAAGATGCCGACCGGCTGCGGCTTGTGTCGGAATGTGAAGTGGTTGAGGCTGATTGA
- a CDS encoding class I SAM-dependent methyltransferase codes for MDDWIDYYDSTHTIYVSKLHRDLHFQIIARDIIGYISSPEATVLDYACGEALSASQVAAACGKLILAEPAPGVRGRLIARFAPNTKIRVRSLDDVRKMQEQSIDLVVMNSVAQYMTPDELDAALLNFSRILKPSGKLVLGDILQPNVGMFRDVTALLSFGLRHGFLKDALIGLISTALSDYRQLRTRIGLQRYSEEEITATLKGVGFAVQRAHRNIGHNSWRMTFVARPPLVR; via the coding sequence ATGGACGATTGGATCGATTATTACGACTCGACGCACACGATCTATGTCAGCAAGCTGCATCGCGACTTGCACTTCCAGATCATCGCGCGGGACATCATCGGCTACATCTCTTCGCCCGAGGCGACCGTGCTCGACTATGCCTGCGGCGAGGCGCTGTCGGCGAGCCAGGTCGCGGCGGCCTGCGGCAAGCTGATCCTCGCCGAGCCTGCGCCCGGCGTACGCGGCCGGTTGATCGCGCGGTTTGCCCCGAACACGAAAATCCGCGTCCGCTCGCTCGACGACGTCCGCAAGATGCAGGAGCAGTCGATCGATCTCGTCGTGATGAACTCGGTCGCGCAATACATGACGCCGGACGAGCTCGACGCCGCGCTCCTCAACTTCTCCCGTATCCTGAAGCCCTCGGGCAAGCTCGTGCTGGGCGATATCCTCCAGCCCAATGTCGGCATGTTCAGGGACGTTACGGCGCTGCTCAGCTTCGGCCTGCGTCACGGCTTTTTGAAAGATGCACTGATCGGGCTGATCAGCACCGCACTGTCGGATTACCGTCAGCTGCGAACGCGCATCGGGTTACAGCGCTACAGTGAGGAGGAGATCACCGCCACGCTCAAGGGAGTCGGCTTCGCGGTCCAGCGTGCTCACCGCAATATCGGCCACAATAGCTGGCGCATGACGTTCGTCGCGCGGCCGCCGCTGGTCCGTTGA
- a CDS encoding Dps family protein, whose product MSKAPQKVSPDLDTPTDLSSQAVNKVSEALNVLLADAFALYLKTKNFHWHISGRHFRDYHLLLDEQSDQIFATTDQLAERVRKIGGTTLKSIGQIAKLQTIKDNNEDYVPPREMLRELMQDNKHVAAAMRKAHEVCDDAGDVASASILENFIDETERRTWFLFEATRQEGANEA is encoded by the coding sequence GTGAGCAAAGCTCCACAAAAGGTCTCGCCCGACCTCGACACGCCCACCGATCTGTCGTCCCAGGCGGTCAACAAGGTTTCGGAGGCACTCAACGTGCTTCTGGCCGACGCGTTCGCGCTGTATCTGAAGACCAAGAATTTCCACTGGCACATCAGCGGCCGGCATTTCCGCGACTATCATCTGCTGCTCGACGAGCAGTCCGACCAGATCTTCGCCACCACCGACCAGCTCGCCGAGCGCGTCCGCAAGATCGGCGGCACCACGCTGAAATCGATCGGGCAGATCGCCAAGCTCCAGACCATCAAGGACAACAACGAAGACTATGTCCCGCCGCGCGAGATGCTGCGCGAGCTGATGCAGGACAACAAGCATGTCGCCGCCGCAATGCGCAAGGCGCACGAGGTCTGCGACGACGCCGGCGACGTCGCCAGCGCCAGCATCCTCGAGAACTTCATCGACGAGACCGAGCGCCGCACCTGGTTCCTGTTCGAAGCCACAAGACAGGAAGGCGCGAACGAGGCGTAG
- the carA gene encoding glutamine-hydrolyzing carbamoyl-phosphate synthase small subunit, producing the protein MTQHDNDHAWPDHKPTALLVLADGTVLEGFGLGAEGQAVGEVCFNTAMTGYEEILTDPSYAGQLITFTFPHIGNVGTNDDDIETVNMAATPGARGVILRTAITDPSNYRATKHLDQWLKARGIIGLSGIDTRALTALIRNKGMPNAVIAHARDGEFDLHGLKEEAREWPGLEGMDLVPMVTSGQRFTWDETPWLWDKGFGRQDKPEFNVVAIDYGIKRNILRLLAGVGCKVTVVPATTSSEDILAMKPDGVFLSNGPGDPAATGKYAVPVIQDVIKSGTPTFGICLGHQMLGLAVGAKTKKMHQGHHGANHPVKDETTGKVEITSMNHGFAVDESTLPTGATQTHISLFDGSNCGIQLDGKPVFSVQYHPEASPGPRDSHYLFQRFADLMRQNKSV; encoded by the coding sequence ATGACACAACATGATAACGATCACGCTTGGCCGGACCACAAACCGACCGCGCTGTTGGTGCTTGCCGACGGCACGGTGCTCGAAGGCTTTGGCCTCGGCGCCGAAGGCCAAGCCGTCGGCGAGGTCTGCTTCAACACCGCGATGACCGGCTATGAGGAGATCCTCACCGATCCCTCTTATGCCGGCCAGCTCATCACCTTCACCTTCCCGCATATCGGCAATGTCGGCACTAACGACGACGACATCGAGACGGTGAACATGGCCGCGACGCCCGGCGCGCGCGGCGTGATCCTGCGCACCGCGATCACCGATCCCTCGAACTATCGCGCCACCAAGCACCTCGACCAGTGGCTGAAGGCGCGCGGCATCATCGGCCTCTCCGGCATCGACACCCGCGCGCTGACCGCGCTGATCCGCAACAAGGGCATGCCCAACGCCGTAATCGCGCACGCCAGGGACGGCGAGTTCGACCTGCACGGCTTGAAGGAAGAAGCGCGCGAATGGCCCGGCCTCGAGGGCATGGACCTGGTGCCAATGGTCACCTCAGGCCAGCGCTTCACCTGGGACGAGACGCCCTGGCTCTGGGACAAGGGCTTTGGCCGCCAGGACAAGCCTGAGTTCAACGTGGTCGCCATCGATTACGGCATCAAGCGCAACATTCTGCGCCTGCTCGCCGGCGTCGGCTGCAAGGTAACGGTGGTGCCGGCAACGACGTCGTCCGAGGATATCCTGGCGATGAAGCCGGATGGCGTGTTCCTGTCGAACGGTCCCGGCGATCCGGCCGCGACCGGCAAATATGCCGTGCCCGTGATCCAGGACGTGATCAAGTCGGGCACGCCGACATTCGGAATTTGCCTTGGCCATCAGATGCTCGGCCTCGCCGTCGGCGCCAAGACCAAGAAGATGCACCAGGGCCATCACGGCGCCAATCATCCCGTGAAGGACGAGACCACCGGCAAGGTCGAGATCACCTCGATGAACCACGGCTTTGCCGTCGACGAGAGCACCCTGCCGACGGGCGCGACGCAGACCCACATCTCGCTGTTCGACGGCTCCAATTGCGGCATCCAGCTCGACGGCAAGCCGGTGTTCTCGGTGCAGTACCACCCCGAGGCCTCACCGGGTCCGCGCGACTCGCACTATCTGTTCCAGCGCTTTGCCGATCTGATGCGGCAGAACAAGAGCGTGTAG
- a CDS encoding alpha/beta fold hydrolase has protein sequence MDQTTPILLVPGLASSARIYAPVIPSLWQFGPVMVANHIRDDSMAAIARRVLSEAPPRFALAGHSMGGYIALEIMRQAPERVARLALINTQARPDTEEATARRRGLMELARRGELRAAREEMFPELVHPSRRDDAGIRQLVHEQGDDVGVEGYLRQQTAIIARVDSRPTLATIKCPTLVLTGDQDNTIPNAFSKEMAEGIAGARLVVLENCGHLPQPEQPAATVRALVEWLGTPVVSGLRTA, from the coding sequence ATGGACCAGACGACGCCGATTCTGCTGGTTCCGGGATTAGCCTCCTCGGCCCGGATCTATGCACCGGTGATCCCGTCGCTGTGGCAGTTCGGCCCGGTGATGGTCGCCAACCATATTCGCGATGACAGCATGGCGGCGATCGCCCGGCGGGTGCTGAGCGAGGCGCCGCCGCGCTTCGCGCTCGCCGGCCATTCCATGGGCGGCTACATCGCCCTCGAGATCATGCGCCAGGCGCCCGAGCGGGTGGCCAGGCTCGCGCTGATCAACACTCAGGCGCGGCCCGACACGGAGGAGGCGACCGCACGCCGCCGCGGCCTGATGGAGCTGGCCCGGCGCGGGGAGCTGCGTGCCGCGCGCGAGGAGATGTTTCCCGAACTGGTGCATCCGTCGCGCCGCGACGATGCAGGCATTCGCCAGCTCGTACACGAGCAGGGCGATGACGTCGGCGTCGAAGGCTATCTGCGGCAGCAGACCGCGATCATCGCGCGGGTGGATTCACGGCCGACGCTTGCGACGATCAAATGCCCGACATTGGTGCTGACGGGCGATCAGGACAACACGATTCCCAACGCATTCTCGAAGGAGATGGCGGAGGGCATTGCCGGCGCAAGGCTCGTCGTTCTGGAGAATTGCGGACACCTGCCGCAACCGGAGCAGCCTGCGGCGACGGTGCGGGCGCTGGTCGAATGGCTGGGAACCCCGGTTGTCTCCGGGCTGCGAACGGCCTAG
- a CDS encoding GatB/YqeY domain-containing protein: MLRDDINNAVKEAMKAKEERKLSTLRMVNSTIKNADIEARGNGKPPLSDADLLGVFQKMIKQRQESVELYEKGGRAELAAQERDEIAVISAYLPKQMSDDDVKKVISDAIAETGAAGMKDMGKVIAVLKTKYAGQMDFGKASGLVKAALTG, encoded by the coding sequence ATGCTGCGCGACGACATCAACAATGCGGTCAAGGAGGCCATGAAGGCCAAGGAAGAGCGCAAGCTGTCCACGCTGCGCATGGTCAACTCGACCATCAAGAACGCCGACATCGAGGCGCGCGGCAACGGCAAGCCGCCGCTCTCGGACGCGGACTTGCTCGGCGTGTTTCAGAAGATGATCAAGCAGCGCCAGGAATCGGTTGAGCTCTACGAGAAGGGCGGCCGTGCCGAACTCGCCGCGCAGGAGCGCGACGAGATCGCGGTGATCTCCGCGTACTTGCCGAAGCAGATGTCGGATGACGACGTCAAGAAGGTGATCTCGGACGCGATCGCCGAGACCGGCGCCGCCGGCATGAAGGACATGGGCAAGGTGATCGCCGTGTTGAAGACCAAGTACGCCGGCCAGATGGATTTCGGCAAGGCCTCTGGTTTGGTGAAGGCTGCTCTGACGGGCTAG
- a CDS encoding epoxide hydrolase family protein, with amino-acid sequence MTAIKPFRIAISDDVLTDLKSRLARTRWPEAELVDDWSQGAPLAWIQEICTYWADGYDWRAREAKLNCFEQFTTEIDGLDIHFLHARSKEPSALPLIITHGWPGSIVEFQKVIAPLVDPVAHGGNPADAFHVVCPSLPGFGFSGKPKTTGWGVDRIAATWAQLMDRLGYIRYGAQGGDWGSAVTTSLGMQDAEHCAGIHITLAFNAAPKVEGEPTPEEKRALAGLQHYVDLDSGYSKQQSTRPQTLGYGLTDSASGQAAWILEKFWAWTDCNGHPENIFTKDELLDNVMLYWATETATSSARLYWESFGKRRTTPVVKVPTGVAVFPREIITPVRRWMEPNFRNITHWSEMEKGGHFAAFEQPELYVGEVRKFFRTVR; translated from the coding sequence ATGACCGCCATCAAGCCGTTCCGCATCGCCATCAGCGACGACGTCCTCACCGACCTCAAGTCGCGCCTCGCCCGCACGCGCTGGCCGGAGGCGGAGCTGGTCGATGATTGGAGCCAGGGCGCGCCGCTGGCATGGATCCAGGAAATCTGCACCTATTGGGCTGATGGCTACGACTGGCGCGCGCGCGAAGCGAAACTCAACTGCTTCGAGCAGTTCACCACCGAGATCGACGGGCTCGACATCCACTTCCTGCATGCGCGCTCGAAGGAGCCGTCGGCACTGCCGCTGATCATCACCCATGGCTGGCCCGGCTCGATCGTCGAATTCCAGAAGGTGATCGCGCCCTTGGTCGATCCTGTCGCGCATGGCGGCAATCCTGCCGATGCCTTCCACGTTGTCTGCCCGTCGCTGCCGGGCTTTGGCTTTTCCGGCAAACCCAAGACCACCGGCTGGGGCGTCGATCGTATCGCCGCGACCTGGGCCCAGCTGATGGACCGGCTCGGCTATATCAGGTACGGCGCGCAGGGCGGCGACTGGGGCTCGGCAGTGACGACCTCGCTTGGCATGCAGGACGCCGAGCATTGCGCCGGCATCCACATCACGCTCGCCTTCAACGCCGCGCCGAAAGTCGAGGGCGAACCGACGCCGGAAGAGAAGCGCGCGCTCGCCGGCCTCCAGCATTACGTCGACCTCGACTCCGGCTATTCGAAGCAGCAATCGACGCGGCCGCAGACACTCGGCTACGGCTTGACGGATTCGGCGAGCGGGCAGGCGGCCTGGATTCTGGAAAAATTCTGGGCCTGGACCGATTGCAACGGTCATCCCGAGAACATCTTCACCAAGGACGAGCTGCTCGACAACGTCATGCTCTACTGGGCGACGGAGACCGCGACCTCGTCGGCGCGGCTCTATTGGGAAAGCTTTGGCAAGCGCCGGACCACGCCGGTCGTCAAGGTGCCGACGGGCGTGGCTGTCTTTCCCAGGGAGATCATCACGCCGGTGCGGCGCTGGATGGAGCCGAACTTCCGCAACATCACGCATTGGAGCGAGATGGAGAAGGGCGGCCATTTCGCCGCATTCGAGCAGCCGGAGCTGTATGTCGGCGAGGTCAGAAAGTTCTTCCGGACGGTGCGCTGA
- a CDS encoding acyl-CoA synthetase, whose protein sequence is MLTEASTYDELYGNFRWEIPARFNLAEACCDRHADGTGRLALVYLDENGAITRTSFDDVAEMSRRFANVLRADGLVRGDRVAVFLSQSLELPIAHMAAFRSAMISIPLFALFGEDALEFRLSNSQARAIVTDEGGWEKLSKIRDRLPELKKVYIVGERTPAGTTSFWNSVKAASPDFRLVDTSADDPALIIYTSGTTGNPKGALHAHRVVLGHLPNVEMCHNFLPRPGDLMWTPADWAWIGGLINGLFAFWYHGIPLVGHRARKFEPQAAMQMMADLGVRNVFLPPTALKLMRQAGVTHSGIKLRSIFTGGESLGGELLGWVRETFGVDAHEVFGQTECNLVIGSNANLFPIRPGSMGKATPGFDVRIVNDRGEEQPRGQRGIIGVRQPCPCTMLEYWRNPEATSKKYAGEFLLTGDLGVQDEDGYFWYVSREDDVITTAGYRVGPSEIEHTLMKHPAVAMAAVVGIPDPIRTESIKAWIVLRPGFAASDALAREIQEFVKVQLAAHEYPRFVEFAETLPMTATGKVLRRELRTRG, encoded by the coding sequence ATGCTCACCGAAGCCAGCACCTATGACGAACTCTACGGCAATTTCCGCTGGGAGATCCCGGCGCGCTTCAACCTGGCGGAGGCCTGCTGCGATCGCCACGCCGACGGCACCGGCCGGCTGGCGCTGGTCTATCTCGATGAGAACGGCGCCATCACGCGCACATCCTTCGACGATGTCGCGGAGATGTCGCGCCGCTTCGCCAATGTGCTGAGGGCGGATGGCCTTGTCCGCGGCGACCGCGTCGCGGTGTTCCTGTCGCAGTCGCTGGAGCTGCCGATCGCGCACATGGCCGCGTTCCGTTCGGCGATGATCTCCATTCCGCTGTTCGCATTGTTCGGCGAAGACGCGCTGGAATTCCGCCTGTCGAACTCGCAAGCGAGGGCGATCGTCACCGACGAGGGTGGCTGGGAGAAGCTTTCGAAGATTCGCGACCGTCTGCCGGAGCTGAAGAAGGTCTACATCGTTGGCGAACGAACGCCGGCGGGTACGACATCGTTCTGGAATTCGGTCAAGGCTGCATCGCCCGACTTCAGGCTGGTGGACACGTCTGCTGACGATCCCGCGCTGATCATCTACACCTCGGGCACGACGGGCAATCCGAAGGGCGCGCTGCACGCCCACCGCGTCGTGCTCGGACATCTCCCCAATGTCGAGATGTGCCACAACTTCCTGCCGCGCCCCGGCGATCTGATGTGGACGCCGGCGGACTGGGCCTGGATCGGCGGCCTCATCAACGGCCTGTTCGCGTTCTGGTACCACGGCATTCCCCTGGTCGGTCACCGCGCGCGAAAGTTCGAGCCGCAAGCGGCGATGCAGATGATGGCCGATCTCGGCGTGCGTAATGTGTTCCTGCCGCCGACCGCGCTGAAGCTGATGCGGCAGGCCGGCGTGACGCATTCCGGCATCAAGCTGCGCAGCATCTTTACCGGCGGCGAGTCCCTCGGCGGCGAGCTGCTCGGCTGGGTGCGCGAGACCTTCGGCGTCGACGCGCACGAGGTGTTTGGCCAGACCGAATGCAATCTCGTGATCGGCAGCAACGCGAATCTGTTTCCGATCCGCCCCGGTTCGATGGGCAAGGCGACGCCGGGTTTCGACGTCCGCATCGTCAATGACAGAGGCGAGGAGCAGCCACGTGGCCAGCGCGGCATCATCGGGGTGCGCCAACCCTGTCCTTGCACGATGCTCGAATACTGGCGCAATCCGGAGGCAACGTCGAAGAAATATGCCGGCGAGTTCCTGCTCACCGGCGATCTCGGGGTGCAGGACGAGGACGGTTACTTCTGGTACGTCAGCCGCGAGGACGACGTCATCACCACCGCCGGCTATCGTGTCGGCCCGTCCGAAATCGAGCACACGCTGATGAAGCACCCGGCGGTGGCGATGGCGGCGGTGGTCGGCATTCCCGATCCGATCCGCACTGAATCGATCAAGGCCTGGATCGTGCTGCGCCCGGGCTTTGCCGCCAGCGACGCACTCGCGCGCGAGATCCAGGAGTTCGTCAAGGTGCAACTCGCCGCCCACGAATACCCACGGTTCGTGGAGTTCGCGGAGACACTTCCAATGACCGCCACCGGAAAGGTGCTGCGGCGCGAGCTGCGGACGAGGGGTTAG
- a CDS encoding MarR family winged helix-turn-helix transcriptional regulator, with the protein MAKTSQAAGLHRASLAKLSELDAALELMYYGWRGMTLEADAYLAKQGLSRPHHRILYVVARRPDIAIGSLIEILGISKQALNRPLNLLLERKLLTSKRSPEQHRSKLLRLTAAGQRIEQRASDHERKVLREAFDRVGATGAAAWMGVMEAIADTN; encoded by the coding sequence ATGGCAAAGACGTCTCAAGCCGCGGGGCTTCACCGCGCTTCACTTGCGAAGCTGAGCGAACTCGATGCGGCGCTGGAGCTCATGTATTACGGCTGGCGCGGCATGACACTCGAAGCCGACGCATATCTCGCCAAGCAAGGACTGTCGCGCCCGCACCATCGCATCCTCTACGTGGTGGCGCGCCGGCCCGATATCGCGATCGGCTCGCTGATCGAGATCCTCGGCATTTCCAAGCAGGCCCTGAACCGGCCGCTCAATTTGTTGCTTGAGCGCAAGCTCCTGACCTCAAAACGCTCGCCCGAGCAGCATCGCTCGAAGCTGCTGCGCCTGACGGCCGCGGGGCAGCGCATCGAGCAGCGCGCATCGGACCACGAGCGCAAGGTGCTGCGCGAGGCGTTCGATCGCGTCGGAGCGACAGGTGCGGCTGCGTGGATGGGCGTGATGGAGGCGATCGCCGACACCAACTGA
- a CDS encoding ATP-binding protein produces the protein MSLRTRLLILVIAAMLVPASLVGLRFVQNRSSEVNAALANLSASADDIASDLGGKIQGTAQLHYGLARARDLDTRDKAACSAFLSDVREEYPQFTGILTIDPDGSLFCDSLRTNRTLDLRDRAYFKQALVSRNVVVEPVFGRLTGISVLQIAYPVRSEAGALKLVLLASFNLRKFAEYHHKRLLAEKDILLIDGKGTVLVAPSGAGWTAPVGASIAGSDLLGFATAPDQKAFQEVTDRDGRTQVWAVAHSPSIRDAGLYILVGRSKDGLVAAANRRLYEDMAILAVALLLLLAGVWILATVSVGRQVGRLANMAKRLGLGDLNARIPPPHPRGELGGLMTLLNDTAESLEQQRAAIADLNQKLSQSQKMEAMGQLTGGVAHDFNNLLTVILGNSEHLADRLAGNKELHRIAGDIATAAERGSDLTRSLLAFARKQPLRPRDIDIGEKIKEVEHLLRRPLGEHIECTFALAPDLWLISVDPGQLTTALLNLVLNARDVMQLGGRLTIEARNVSLGESDLDINGEPRPGDYVMVAVIDTGSGMTAEVASRAFEPFFTTKEVGKGTGLGLSMVYGFVRQSGGLVQMQSAPRQGSTVRLFFPRLATPPNEDASPAEGIVTREGSETILVVEDNDMVRTYVESELKTLGYRVITAASGPAALDLLRQSGDIDLLFTDVVMPGGMFGPELARQAIQLRPGLKVLFTSGYSQNPVSAPDAIGDARILTKPFRRRDLAAMLRSALSTPSR, from the coding sequence ATGAGCTTGCGTACCCGACTACTGATACTCGTCATCGCGGCCATGCTGGTGCCGGCGAGCCTCGTCGGGCTGCGTTTCGTGCAGAACCGGAGCAGTGAAGTCAACGCCGCCCTGGCCAATCTGTCGGCCTCGGCCGACGACATTGCGAGCGATCTGGGTGGGAAGATTCAGGGCACCGCTCAGCTTCACTATGGTCTGGCCCGCGCGCGCGACCTCGACACGCGCGACAAGGCGGCGTGCTCGGCGTTTCTGTCGGACGTGCGCGAGGAATACCCTCAGTTCACGGGAATCCTGACCATCGATCCGGACGGCAGCCTGTTCTGCGACTCGCTGCGGACCAACCGCACCCTCGATCTGAGGGATCGCGCCTATTTCAAGCAGGCCCTGGTCTCGCGCAACGTCGTGGTTGAGCCGGTATTCGGCCGGCTGACCGGAATATCGGTGCTCCAGATCGCATATCCGGTGCGATCGGAGGCGGGCGCGCTGAAGCTGGTGCTGCTTGCCTCGTTCAACCTGCGCAAATTCGCCGAGTATCACCACAAGCGGCTGCTCGCCGAGAAGGATATTCTGCTCATCGACGGCAAGGGCACCGTTCTCGTCGCTCCCTCGGGAGCCGGCTGGACCGCGCCCGTGGGCGCGTCGATCGCGGGATCCGACCTGCTCGGCTTCGCGACGGCTCCCGATCAAAAGGCATTTCAGGAAGTGACCGATCGCGACGGCCGCACGCAGGTCTGGGCCGTCGCCCACTCACCTTCGATCCGTGATGCCGGCCTCTACATCCTGGTCGGACGGTCCAAGGACGGATTGGTCGCGGCGGCGAATCGCCGGCTCTATGAGGATATGGCGATCCTCGCGGTGGCCTTGCTGCTGCTGCTGGCCGGCGTATGGATCCTCGCGACCGTGAGCGTCGGGCGCCAGGTCGGGCGGCTCGCCAACATGGCGAAGAGACTCGGGCTCGGCGATCTCAACGCGCGAATTCCTCCTCCCCATCCGCGCGGCGAGCTGGGCGGATTGATGACCCTGCTCAACGACACTGCCGAATCGCTTGAGCAGCAACGGGCGGCCATCGCGGACCTCAACCAGAAGCTCAGCCAATCCCAGAAGATGGAGGCCATGGGTCAGCTCACCGGCGGTGTGGCGCATGACTTCAACAATCTCCTCACCGTCATTCTCGGCAATTCGGAGCACCTTGCCGACAGGCTGGCGGGGAACAAGGAGTTGCACCGGATCGCCGGCGACATCGCGACAGCTGCCGAACGCGGCTCCGACCTGACGCGGAGCCTGCTCGCCTTCGCGCGCAAGCAGCCCCTGAGGCCGCGAGACATCGACATCGGCGAAAAGATTAAGGAGGTGGAGCACTTGTTGCGCCGCCCCTTGGGCGAGCACATCGAATGCACCTTCGCGCTCGCACCGGACCTGTGGTTGATCAGCGTCGATCCCGGCCAGCTCACGACTGCGCTGCTCAATCTCGTGCTCAACGCGCGCGATGTCATGCAGTTGGGCGGCAGGCTGACCATCGAGGCGCGCAACGTCTCGCTCGGTGAATCCGACTTGGACATCAATGGCGAACCGCGACCAGGCGACTATGTCATGGTGGCCGTGATCGACACCGGCAGCGGCATGACCGCCGAGGTGGCGAGCCGGGCGTTCGAGCCGTTCTTCACCACCAAGGAGGTCGGCAAGGGGACCGGGCTCGGCCTGAGCATGGTCTACGGTTTTGTGCGGCAGTCCGGCGGGCTGGTGCAGATGCAGTCCGCACCGAGACAAGGCAGCACCGTCAGGCTGTTCTTTCCCCGCCTGGCAACACCGCCAAACGAGGACGCCTCACCCGCCGAAGGGATCGTCACGCGCGAAGGAAGCGAGACCATTCTCGTCGTCGAAGACAACGACATGGTTCGGACTTATGTCGAAAGCGAGCTGAAGACGCTCGGCTATCGCGTCATCACGGCCGCGAGCGGCCCGGCGGCGCTCGACTTGTTGCGCCAGTCCGGGGATATCGACCTGCTGTTCACCGACGTCGTGATGCCCGGCGGCATGTTCGGGCCGGAGCTTGCCCGGCAAGCAATCCAGCTGCGACCCGGGCTCAAGGTGCTCTTCACCTCCGGCTACAGCCAAAATCCGGTCTCGGCGCCCGACGCAATCGGCGATGCCCGCATCCTGACCAAGCCGTTCCGGCGGCGAGACCTCGCCGCCATGCTGCGATCTGCGCTGTCGACGCCGTCGCGGTAG
- a CDS encoding DUF2189 domain-containing protein produces MSISGKVDPVVRPVAATDIAEALVEGLRDFQALPLYGLCFGTLYAAGGIAIMLCFTAFGMVYLVYPLAAGFALLGPFVAIGLYEVSRRRERGEPVSLGAIWSAVRARSEIGWMAFVTLFVFVVWMYQVRLLIALLLGLHASFSSLQEFMTVVLTTNEGLLFLGIGNAVGAVLSLILFSLTVVSFPLLLDREVDFVTAMVTSVRAVVASPLPMIGWAAVIVMVLIVSALPYFLGLVVTLPVLGHATWHLYRRIVVPVA; encoded by the coding sequence ATGTCCATTTCGGGCAAGGTCGACCCGGTGGTGCGTCCCGTCGCGGCGACCGACATCGCCGAGGCGCTGGTCGAAGGCCTGCGGGATTTCCAGGCGCTGCCGCTTTACGGCCTCTGCTTCGGTACGCTCTACGCCGCCGGCGGCATCGCCATCATGCTGTGCTTCACTGCGTTCGGCATGGTCTATCTGGTCTATCCGCTGGCCGCCGGCTTCGCGCTGCTCGGGCCATTCGTGGCGATCGGGCTCTATGAAGTCAGCCGCCGTCGCGAGCGCGGCGAGCCCGTCTCGCTCGGCGCGATCTGGTCGGCTGTGCGCGCGCGCAGCGAGATCGGCTGGATGGCCTTCGTCACGCTGTTCGTGTTCGTGGTCTGGATGTATCAGGTGCGGCTTCTGATCGCGCTGCTGCTTGGCCTGCATGCCTCGTTCTCGAGCCTGCAGGAGTTCATGACGGTGGTGCTGACCACGAACGAGGGCCTGCTGTTCCTCGGCATCGGCAACGCGGTCGGCGCGGTGCTGTCGCTGATCCTGTTTTCGCTGACGGTCGTGTCGTTTCCGCTGCTGCTCGACCGCGAGGTCGATTTCGTCACGGCGATGGTGACAAGCGTGCGCGCGGTCGTGGCCAGCCCGCTGCCGATGATTGGCTGGGCCGCGGTGATCGTGATGGTCCTGATCGTCTCGGCGCTGCCGTATTTTCTGGGGCTGGTGGTGACGCTGCCCGTGCTCGGGCACGCGACCTGGCATCTTTATCGGCGGATCGTGGTGCCGGTGGCGTAG